A single Mytilus trossulus isolate FHL-02 chromosome 12, PNRI_Mtr1.1.1.hap1, whole genome shotgun sequence DNA region contains:
- the LOC134693220 gene encoding uncharacterized protein LOC134693220 isoform X2 has protein sequence MVTTLPDRKSKGMECIHCTDFVVDTSSIPSKVKQYLDGIHTYRTPKCENAHTVEVDKGVTMKTCKSVHGNSSGEVSKCGRLVTTVKVTIRRGEIVVPVTFHIRGCFNVEQSLNRGCYPEKSILNQQREGVLFLLKRFINRNGLSSYRVGELNGVLCVNGANNTDPWRSWRRNAAMGHTNNWMTFFVCAMVSLFFIYKI, from the exons ATGGTCACTACACTTCCGGATAGAAAAAGTAAag gaatgGAGTGTATACACTGTACAGACTTTGTGGTTGACACTTCTTCTATCCCGTCTAAAGTTAAACAATACCTGGATGGTATTCATACTTATAGAACACCAAAATGTGAAAATGCGCATACTGTGGAAGTGGACAAAGGCGTAACAATGAAAACGTGCAAAAGCGTCCATGGTAATAGTTCTGGAGAAGTCAGTAAATGTGGACGATTGGTAACAACTGTAAAGGTGACGATAAGGCGTGGTGAAATAG ttGTACCTGTTACTTTCCACATCAGAGGATGTTTCAATGTAGAACAATCATTAAATAGAGGATGCTATCCAGAAAAATCTATTCTTAATCAGCAAAGAGAAGGTGTTTTGTTCCTCTTAAAACGGTTTATTAACCGTAACGGCTTGTCTTCATATAGAGTTGGAGAATTGAATGGCGTGCTCTGTGTAAATGGAGCGAACAACACAGACCCATGGAGGTCTTGGAGAAGGAATGCGGCTATGGGACATACTAATAACTGGATGACTTTTTTTGTATGTGCAAtggtttcattatttttcatatacaaaatatga
- the LOC134693220 gene encoding uncharacterized protein LOC134693220 isoform X1 — MQCVTMMFFIISTFLLFTGESYGMECIHCTDFVVDTSSIPSKVKQYLDGIHTYRTPKCENAHTVEVDKGVTMKTCKSVHGNSSGEVSKCGRLVTTVKVTIRRGEIVVPVTFHIRGCFNVEQSLNRGCYPEKSILNQQREGVLFLLKRFINRNGLSSYRVGELNGVLCVNGANNTDPWRSWRRNAAMGHTNNWMTFFVCAMVSLFFIYKI; from the exons ATATcgacttttttgttgtttactgGAGAATCTTATG gaatgGAGTGTATACACTGTACAGACTTTGTGGTTGACACTTCTTCTATCCCGTCTAAAGTTAAACAATACCTGGATGGTATTCATACTTATAGAACACCAAAATGTGAAAATGCGCATACTGTGGAAGTGGACAAAGGCGTAACAATGAAAACGTGCAAAAGCGTCCATGGTAATAGTTCTGGAGAAGTCAGTAAATGTGGACGATTGGTAACAACTGTAAAGGTGACGATAAGGCGTGGTGAAATAG ttGTACCTGTTACTTTCCACATCAGAGGATGTTTCAATGTAGAACAATCATTAAATAGAGGATGCTATCCAGAAAAATCTATTCTTAATCAGCAAAGAGAAGGTGTTTTGTTCCTCTTAAAACGGTTTATTAACCGTAACGGCTTGTCTTCATATAGAGTTGGAGAATTGAATGGCGTGCTCTGTGTAAATGGAGCGAACAACACAGACCCATGGAGGTCTTGGAGAAGGAATGCGGCTATGGGACATACTAATAACTGGATGACTTTTTTTGTATGTGCAAtggtttcattatttttcatatacaaaatatga